The Prunus persica cultivar Lovell chromosome G7, Prunus_persica_NCBIv2, whole genome shotgun sequence genome has a segment encoding these proteins:
- the LOC18769843 gene encoding defensin Ec-AMP-D1, which yields MEGSRRMFSTVFILILLLVAIETGPMVAEGKVATKEESRTCESLSTKFKGFCLRSSRCAEACQKEGFMGGKCPGFRLRCTCTKKC from the exons atggagGGATCTAGACGTATGTTTTCAACTGTCTtcatcctcatcctcctcCTTGTGGCTATTg AGACAGGTCCAATGGTTGCTGAGGGCAAGGTCGCAACAAAGGAGGAGTCAAGGACTTGTGAGTCTCTGAGCACGAAATTCAAGGGATTTTGCTTACGATCAAGCAGATGTGCAGAGGCTTGCCAAAAAGAGGGCTTCATGGGAGGCAAATGTCCTGGCTTCAGGCTGAGATGTACATGCACTAAGAAATGTTAG
- the LOC18770280 gene encoding defensin Ec-AMP-D2, translating to MEGSKRMFSIVFILVLLFVAIGTGPMVAEGKVETKETSRTCESLSTKFKGPCIRSSNCANICEEEGFKGGKCVGFRLRCTCTKNC from the exons ATGGAGGGATCCAAACGTATGTTTTCAATTGTCTTCATCCTCGTCCTGCTCTTTGTGGCTATTg GGACGGGTCCAATGGTTGCTGAGGGCAAGGTCGAAACAAAGGAGACGTCAAGGACTTGTGAGTCTTTGAGCACGAAATTCAAGGGACCTTGCATCCGATCAAGCAACTGTGCAAATATTTGCGAAGAAGAAGGCTTCAAGGGAGGCAAATGTGTTGGCTTCAGGCTGAGATGTACGTGCACTAAGAATTGTTAG
- the LOC18769896 gene encoding defensin Ec-AMP-D2, with protein MEGSKRMFSTVFILVLLFVAIGTGPMVAEGKVETKETSRTCESLSTKFKGPCIRSSNCANICEEEGFKGGKCVGFRLRCTCTKNC; from the exons ATGGAGGGATCCAAACGTATGTTTTCAACTGTCTTCATCCTCGTCCTGCTCTTCGTGGCTATTg GGACGGGTCCAATGGTTGCTGAGGGCAAGGTCGAAACAAAGGAGACGTCCAGGACTTGTGAGTCTTTGAGCACGAAATTCAAGGGACCTTGCATCCGATCAAGCAACTGTGCAAATATTTGCGAAGAAGAAGGCTTCAAGGGAGGCAAATGTGTTGGCTTCAGGCTGAGATGTACGTGCACTAAGAATTGTTAG
- the LOC18769967 gene encoding defensin Ec-AMP-D2: MEGSKRMFSTVFILVLLFVAIGTGPMVAEGKVETKETSRTCESLSTKFKGPCIRSSNCANICEEEGFKGGKCVGFRLRCTCTKNC; the protein is encoded by the exons ATGGAGGGATCCAAACGTATGTTTTCAACTGTCTTCATCCTCGTCCTGCTCTTTGTGGCTATTg GGACGGGTCCAATGGTTGCTGAGGGCAAGGTCGAAACAAAGGAGACGTCCAGGACTTGTGAGTCTTTGAGCACGAAATTCAAGGGACCTTGCATCCGATCAAGCAACTGTGCAAATATTTGCGAAGAAGAAGGCTTCAAGGGAGGCAAATGTGTTGGCTTCAGGCTGAGATGTACGTGCACTAAGAATTGTTAG